Sequence from the Erythrolamprus reginae isolate rEryReg1 chromosome 2, rEryReg1.hap1, whole genome shotgun sequence genome:
TCCACTTTACTGACCAGATCCAAGGTAAGGTGCATGACTGAGCAGTACACAAATGCTTAACATTTATAATGTTGCATCTTCATCTGGGCATTTCCTCCGCTTAAATTCTTCAGCAGCAGGGGCAAAAAACAAGAGTTGTTACTATAATAATTATATGCACTGAAGCACAGATATATCTACATCAATGTAACTTCCCTGTTGAGTTTCCCTAATCAAATACATATGAATACCTAAAGCACCATTCAAAGTTGAGAGTAAATTCCACTAGAACTTACTTTCAAAACAATAGCGTAATTCTGCACAGTGACAGTGTCATATAAGAATAACTATGTATTTATTCAGTAAGTTAGAATTCAAACTTTTATAAACCACACAAAGCttgtgattttttggggggttggcTTAGGAATCAATACTTGCAgttttaaaattatgacttatgtttcttgtataaacatgtatatactgtatctatgcATATTCAACAATCTATAACTAAGCcatgacttttaaaaataatgcaagGTATTCAGCCTGTAACCTTAAGAATCAAATCCAGCCACTGAAATACCCATTCCCAGTCCAAACCTACCAATGCCCACATAATCTATTTTTCAGACAAAATCATAAATGCAAGGGAAGAAACACTTACTAATATGATCATATCTCCAGGCATAGCCAAGGGTACACAAgcccagcagcagcagagaaatcCCAGGCAATCCATACTTTTTCACATTGATGTTCCTGTTCAAATATCTATTCCAGGCTATTGGAGAACAAGTAGTTTTATGAGACACAAGCAAAATCCTTCCTTTATCATTCACAACAAAAGCTACGCTCCAGCCATCTTCCCCTGCTAGTCTCTGGATGTTATAATAAAGCTTTTACCGATTTCAAACCAGAGTGCAACTTGCTCTCACCTCTGAATGTCGTTCCAAGTATCCCCTGTGGCAGATCACGAGGCTTGATATCCTTTAGATTCTTTTCTGCCAGAGGAACTGAGAGAGAGAACAACTTGATGTTGGTTTACATTTTATGCAAGCTCTCTTTGCAATTTTCCAAGGCTGACTATAACACcaattttcatttcttctcaGGATCACCAAGGTACTGTAGTGTTTCCTGATAGAATATTTGGTGCTTCCCTCCAATGTAAGCTATAATGTACATAGGAATATGTGAATTTATTTTTAGTTCAGTTTAATAAGAAAATAGATGGCCAGTGAAGTCTATGGATCCTAACATTCATTCTGAATGTGTGTCAGTACATTGTACAGGCATTCTAGTCAGTGGGGATGCAGAAAGCAATATGTTGTCTTACAAGATACGTTTTGAACTACAATATCCTACTTTGCATAGAACAGCAAAAGCAAGCTTGGTATAAAACTGGAATTAAATTACACTTCTGAATAGGTACAATTAAAAGTTCCATTTCATTCCAATTTGTCGTAAACATGAAATGTCCCACCTAAAGTGCAAATCTGGCTGTTTAGactaagaaaaatattttgatagGACAGTTCTAGTTTAAGATTAAAATGCTTCCAATATACATCCAATTTGTGCTCAGAACAATAGTTAAGCAAGGGATATTTTATGAATAAAAGTGATCTGTGCATATAGAAAGCAGAACATCTAAAGAAAACATTTTCATGCTGTTCTTTGCAGGTAAGCAACAGAGCAGAACATTTTGGCAGAAAAAAGAATGTTTTTCTCTTGTCTCCTTGTAATATAACTAGTTTAAACAAAACTAaatacaaacaaatatttaatctTATAATTAAACCAACATTATCTGTTCCTCAATTTTATGCATTACAATCCACTTAGAGCAGCTTCTTCTAGAAATCTGCTATGCCTGTAGCAGGAAAAAGAGAGGCTAGGTGACTATACTATGACAAGCTACAATTCAGCTTATGTGGTTTTGGTTTGGCATATGCTGATAGCGCGGACAATGGTAGGTTATTTAACAATTCATGGATAAATATGCTTTGGCCTAGCACAATGCATAAAACAGAACAGTTTTTGCAATAGCTTATAAATACATTCCAGACATGTAAAATGTTATCCTATCTATAGGTTGCTttaggatttattttattatgtatgtattatttcaGTGTGCCTTTATATTCCAGAAATGAATATTTGATTCCCAGGATTCAATTTTCATCTATTATCTATTAATAGCAGGTATTTTGCGCTGGGTGATAaaggatatacagtaatacctcgtcttacgaacttaattggttccaggaggaggttcgtaaagtgaaacgttcgtaagatgaaacaacgtttccaataggaatcaatggaaaagtcaataatgcgtgcaagcccattaggaaaatccaaaacattaaggcttttttaaaaaaatgcggtGGACAgatgaagctgaggcgaacggagtggggggagggacagcgagaggtggcagtccctacaaagcaaggcaaaaagagcctctcttgagctccctgagtcttttcctcccgttttttgtccccccccactctgctcatctcccccacacctttctcctctcgtGTTCCATGGGTCTTtctctcccgtttttgtccccccccattctgctcatttcccccacaactttctcctctcttgagctccatgagtcttttcctcccgtttttgtctcccccactctgctcatttcccccacaactttctcctctcttgagctccatgagtctttccctcccgtttttgtccaccccactctgctcattttccccatgcagtatggaaggggggagtttgtcacttgggttcaaagcagcgctggcaaaaatgaagggaatcccagggagaggagcctcagagaaatcccagcgcttcggggcatcccagtggctagGCTGCTcgggttcctaaggtgaaaatagttcggaagaagaggcaaaaaaatcttaaacactgggttcgtatcatgaaaagtttgtatgaagaggggttcataaggcgaggtatcactgtactctgaaataCAGCATTATATATTAACCATAAAAGAGctcaaaacattttcaaggactTTTATACAGATTCTACAAATAGTTTTATGCATCCCCAAAGTAAGTAACAATATTTCTGCGCATACAAGTATTCTGCTATACATAGggacaaaaaatgaaaacagatatCATACACTTATGTTAGACAAGCATCTATTTAACAGCCATTTCATCTCTCAAGGAGGGACATTCAACATTCTCAGCCTCTTAAGTaaactgtgatgttccttcaatacaccagggtgattcgacacaaaatatgtaaccctttcctggtgcagagctgaagggattggatactgtagcctagaggataattctctgccttacaaggcaaaggttgcaggttcaagtcccagtgggtatggctagctgatgaggccaaaataaggccgaaatagatctatcctagtctcccttaattttcaaattcagcaaaaaaacatgtgacatatatatatatgagctccatgagtctttccctcctgtttttgcccaccgcACTCTGCTCAttccccccacacctttctcctcatatatatgtatgtttttttctgttggatcaccctggtatattgaaggaacgccacagctcctttttgcctctaggcccaacccagggccatttcaaggcagttaatttattcatagccaaccaactatgttatgtatgtatcacatatttggCTTAGGATCTGGATCAATGAGGTGTTCTTTAGGATAATCCTCTGCTTTGAGAAATAAAGAATTTGCATTTAACTTACTTTTAAGCAAGTGGACTGGACCTCTGGTAATCTTCTCATAGCTGTCTACAACATGGTCTTGTGATGTGCATGTTTTAATTGTGGACCTGTCATTTTCTGTGCTTCCATTTTTGACATTTCTTTCATGTTCTAAAATGTTTGTCTTGTCCACATTGCCTGTAATTTTCTGCCGGTTGGCCAAAGCAATGTTTGCTCCTGCTGACACTGATTCCAGAGGCCACTGTTCTGTCTTATTGTTATCAAGGATACTTTCATTTGACAATCTATTATGACCAGAGGGTTCACATCtgttttctaatgctgtgacatGATGAGAGGCAGTGATTTGTTCAATCCTGCCACCAAGACCTTGATGAATTGGTTGAAGACTCTCAATGAAATTATTTGTTGAAAGGGACACATGCTGCTCTCCAAGTGAAACTATGTTCTGCTTCTGTTTTACACAGGATTTCTGAAGTGATTCTGAAATGGCTTTTCCACTTTGTGTCAGTGTTTCTAAACTAAGACCAGGTATAATCTCTTCTTTAGGTAAAGAGGCTGTACTGTTTATTTCGACTGTGGATAATTTTTCTGGAAAATTTCTTTTTGGAAACAGCTCTTTAGCTACAAGTGCTGAATGCtcttttggtttatttttccttgtTTGGGGAGACTTTTCATTGgcacttttaattttcttttctatatttttatcttCAGGCAAATTGCTGTTTACAAGTGTTTCAGTTATgccaatattttttctttgtccTTTTTTTGTTACAAAGCCAATTttactatttttgctttcttcttcAGGGGAAGTTTCTAAGTTTCTGATCTGCCGTGCCTTTTTCTCAATACTTAGCTGCTCAGATGTAACAGAACCACAGGCTTTTCTGAGGAGAGGCAAAGCTTCCTTGGAATCTTTACTACCTGCCATTTTACAGTGAGGCAAATGAGACTTGAGACGTTTAAACTGCTTTTTGCAGTAGGGACAGATTTGTATTTGTGGTGAGTCGCCACTCATTTTTCTGcctgaaaaagaaaatggaacCAGACATTGGAATAACAGGCAGAGTTAAGAAAAGTTTGCCTGGATGAAAATTTGAAAAGAGGTTAATACTAGTTGGAACTTTACTAAGGATATAGAATGGTTCAATGCCAGAAATAATCATTGCCTAACTTTTTTACAACACATTTGGTCTTTTAATTTTTCATTCAGGTTTTGTGCAAAACAATGCTAAGCACACACTATAGAGATACTATGAAGTGTGTGTTGATATTTTACTAAGCATAAAACATTTCACCTATCTTCTATTAAAATAGATTTTAGAGAACACAATTCCTACTATCATCTATGTTTACTGTGCTATTAACCTACCACAAATAGGGAAATGTATACACTACTGCTAGAATTCATATTGTCATTTTTACCTAGAACCCCAGGGATCAATCATTTAGCAGAACCTAAACAACAGAGTCATGTggcaataatattaataataataataataataataatgatagttatgatgataataataatagtgatagtaataatattaataataataatattaataataataataatcagaagcAGCTTAAACCAGCAATTCCTCAATAAAAACTTCTATGATCCAGCCTCTACTGGCAAGAATCGGCGTCACAGATCCCCATCACGATGCTACATTGACGCTAAAAAGTTGCAGACAGGCAAACGGGACTATTTCACAGCTAGACAAACCTTTCAAATTCAATTCATTCCTACCCTTAAAGTTTCCCTCGGTGAAAGTGTCGCTTACCGCCACCCCAAAAGCCAGTAATTTAAGGGAGGGGTGGATTCCTTCCTGGTCAGAAGGTCAGTCTGCCTTGAAGCCAATAGTTTAGGCTGAGGGAATCGATGGCCATTGACTCCGAAATAAGGCCCGAGGCATCACTTTCCTTCTGAGGTAAACTCGTTCAATCCCACATGTGCTTACCCAGAAATTGGGTTTCTTCCTGGGAATAAGAAGCCGCAAGCGAAAAAAGGTTTTTACTCGGGAGGGAACGGCGCTGAACTCAACTACAGTTGAGAAATCAGCAGTTTGCGAACCCAGCATTTGGAAACGACCAGCACGCGCCTCTAGCGGAATGGAATCCTTTGACCTTTTTCACCCATGAGCGGACATCGAGGCAAATTGGATGAAAGCGCATGCGCCTTACGCGTCATACGTTGCCTTATATGCACATGCGCTCTAGAGTCACGGCTTCGGGAGGGTGGGCAAGCCAAAGGCGAGAGCGTCTCCGGGCGAGAGGCGGTCCCCGGGCGTGCTGCTTCGTGCGCTTGCGCAGGAGGCGTGCACACCGGAAGCGGACTCTGCTGGGCTTGAGAGAAAGAAGAGGTGGGGGGAGTAAGGGAGAAGGTTGTTTAGGAGCCGGATCGCGGGCGGCCTGCTTGTCGTTCTTCGCCGATTGGACTCCGAGCCGACTGGGGCCCAGCCCGGCCATGAGTTGCCGGGGGCCGCTGCCCGGCGACCGAGGAGCAAAACAGAGGTGAGCGACCGCGGAAAAACGGGGCGGCCTCGGGGGAGGGGAGGGCCGGGTGGGGGGAGCCTGAGGCAGTCGCGGACCGAAAACCCGAAGGAGGGCGAAGGCGACCCGAAGCAGGGAAAAGGGCCCGAGGGAGGCCCGGCCAGCGGAGGGGCTCCTAAAGGCGATTGTGTGGTCATGGCCGTGGATGGGGCCTCCAGCCTTCGCGTCAGCTGCGACTTGCGGCCGGAAACCTGGGTTGCCTGCCTTCCTCAGCTGTCGGAGCGACCGGTTTCCCCAGTCGTCCACCTACAGGCGCCTCGCTCCTTatttagctggctggggaatctggGAAGTGGGGTACAAACGCGTGTATTCCGCGatgggaatggtggaaggttaaCACGGGGCCATCTCGTTGAGACGCGGGTTGGGGCCGGCGGGTTAAATAGGCAACAGACATTTTTCTCTATTTCCCATCTTTCGTTTcgtaacgtgtgtgtgtgtgtgtgtgtgtgtgtgtgtattatcggcaggggaaaaaaacatatataactctTCCTTGGTTCAAGCTGATAGGAAGAGAGCCTGTGGCTTAGACGTTAAAGTTTACTGCCTTATACGCAGGCTGCCGAGATTTGAATCCcaggaagggtatggctagttcatgacagcaaaatagcttgaaataaatctatactagtctcccttcattttcattatcagcaaaaatattatagatattatattgtattatgtgTGTGCTGAATTCAAAATGGAGAGTAGGAAAAaattacacacatatacacactcacatatacatgcatacatgtatgtgtgtgtgtcagagagagaaagagagacacatttttgctgataagtgaaaagggagactagatctatttcgagcttattaTACTcttgtcagctagccataccatacctttttgtagattttcacaggtataggtatgtaAGTTTTGGTGTGTTGGGGTCTTTTCACATGTAAGATTGAGAGTGTCTTTGTGATGTTTTGACAAGATCACACTCGCCTGGTGTTTTTGGTTTCATGCTGGTGcgaatattaatttattaacatTTATTCACACCAGCACAAAGctaacaccagcctgaagatgacgaatgtGATCTCGTCAAAACATCTCAAAGACACACTTAATCTTACATGGGGAAAGACTTGAACATACAAAATGTTACAcacatgtgtgtatatatataaacatattacacatatatattatatgtatgtatgtgacatatttttgctgataatgaaaaggaagggagactactatagatctatttcagtcataacaatatatatataacaaacaAGTTTACAtatatatactctgtgtgtgtgtgtgtgtgtgtgtgtgtgtgtgtgtgtgtgtaacaatcCAGGGTACTGTGTGTTTTGGTTGTCCTTTGGACTGCTGTTTAGGCTGGGATatactctttatttttttttattttttttgcaggaaCACTAGCAGGTAGATTACTTCACAAAATTATGATTGAGCAGAGATCCTTCTGTCAACCtgatgcctgatggcagagtggAAATTTGACCCTGAAATTTCTCAGAAGCCAATCTTATCTCTTAATAGCTTTCTCAGCCATTCTTTAAGGCCTTGTAAAACCGGCCTTGAATAATTATTATAAAGTTTACCAGATGTAAACGTTTGAATGTAGAAGGCTTTGCAATTTTTTCTAAAAGCCACCCAGTGAATTTATGGCTGAGTTGAGATTTAAAATTGAGATAGGGTTTATAGTCTTGCATAGGAATCCTAAATATCCAGTATTTAGCAGCTGTGCTTCTCTGATATTATTTATGAGAATATGTATATGTTTGTAGCTCATTAAGCCCAAATAAACAATACTTGTAAATACATTTCTGTCAAAACCTGAAGCCTGTTACAAATCACAATATACTGCTTTATTGGTTCATTGTCTGATAGTAAGATTTTGTACAGCTTGATAGAATTTATCATGGTTGCATATTTGGAGAAACCCCAGGAAAAAATAGTCATTGGGTCTATTCAATATGTTATGGGTCAATGTTCATAACtggaaaataattttcaaaatgacAATATCTcacttagaaaaaaaatattctcataCAATAACTGTATATAAACCAGACAAAGAAATACCCTCAAATTGAAGGATTGAATAAATAGGTCAacatgttttttatatttctatcAAACCTTTTAAGGCTCCAGTGTAACTTTTCAACTTGCTTCAGTCTTTTTAGAGAATCTAAAGAATGTTTGCTTATGAATaatcctctttattttttgaaCTCTGATGAAATATTGTTTGAAAAATATTGATGCTTTTGAGCATTGTCTTTAACAAAGGACATCTTAAAGAATATCCATATGAACGTTATGTTCATTTATAAACAGATTGTTTCCTCAAAACGTGTTTGCTTTGGACTTAAAAT
This genomic interval carries:
- the MTNAP1 gene encoding mitochondrial nucleoid-associated protein 1 isoform X2 produces the protein MSGDSPQIQICPYCKKQFKRLKSHLPHCKMAGSKDSKEALPLLRKACGSVTSEQLSIEKKARQIRNLETSPEEESKNSKIGFVTKKGQRKNIGITETLVNSNLPEDKNIEKKIKSANEKSPQTRKNKPKEHSALVAKELFPKRNFPEKLSTVEINSTASLPKEEIIPGLSLETLTQSGKAISESLQKSCVKQKQNIVSLGEQHVSLSTNNFIESLQPIHQGLGGRIEQITASHHVTALENRCEPSGHNRLSNESILDNNKTEQWPLESVSAGANIALANRQKITGNVDKTNILEHERNVKNGSTENDRSTIKTCTSQDHVVDSYEKITRGPVHLLKIPLAEKNLKDIKPRDLPQGILGTTFRAWNRYLNRNINVKKYGLPGISLLLLGLCTLGYAWRYDHIKFKRRKCPDEDATL
- the MTNAP1 gene encoding mitochondrial nucleoid-associated protein 1 isoform X1, producing MSGDSPQIQICPYCKKQFKRLKSHLPHCKMAGSKDSKEALPLLRKACGSVTSEQLSIEKKARQIRNLETSPEEESKNSKIGFVTKKGQRKNIGITETLVNSNLPEDKNIEKKIKSANEKSPQTRKNKPKEHSALVAKELFPKRNFPEKLSTVEINSTASLPKEEIIPGLSLETLTQSGKAISESLQKSCVKQKQNIVSLGEQHVSLSTNNFIESLQPIHQGLGGRIEQITASHHVTALENRCEPSGHNRLSNESILDNNKTEQWPLESVSAGANIALANRQKITGNVDKTNILEHERNVKNGSTENDRSTIKTCTSQDHVVDSYEKITRGPVHLLKIPLAEKNLKDIKPRDLPQGILGTTFRAWNRYLNRNINVKKYGLPGISLLLLGLCTLGYAWRYDHIRWIRKKRNNRATHRELGKAP